The genomic segment CGAATCATTGTGAAGGATTCTGCACTAGAGATCTTCTCTAGCTGATGTCATTCTTTCCATAGAATCACATGTAGCAGAACTTGATCAGTAGCAAGCTCGGTAATATGATTAACGTCAAACTGCTGTTTGTATTTTCTTGTTGTTGCTCTTTGTGCGGCGGTAGGAGTCAAACCATTTCGATGCATGTTCGGGAGATCTTGCATCTTAAACCATGAAGACATGACCTTCATCCAGACGTATTCTTCAATGGTTTTCATCAGAGTTTCCAGATGAGGAAGTGTCCTTTGTGTAACTAAGTTATGAGTATTGCTGCAAGCATATGAATTGCTTGAACTAGACATATTGAATTGTTgtaatctaattttttttatcttactTATAGACATGCTACATTTAAtaatgaagaagatgaagaggcTCAAGTCAATTGAAACGTTTTTTGACTTACTCAGACTGGGTTTTTCTTACTCTTTCCTTTTATTTATATGCGTTaagtaaaagcagtagataaacaagagatatgacaaaatggaatatttcattcataaattCAGACGCATTACATTATCTAATTTATTACATTGATTGATTTCAGCAGTACTGAGAacttcagcaggaacctaacTAGGAGCTACTGGAATCATCCCCCTCTCTTTGCATGATCATGGTTTTTGAACGGGATGATTCCTCAGACTGTCAAGAAAATACTCAAATTATAGATCGAGATatttcttccaagtcttcataTCTTGGAAAGGATGTCTTCAGATATCATCTTACTAGAAGCTGGAAGTTGCCTTTGTAACTCATCTGCTGAATcagactctggagaagactccgagagaatagttgcatcatccatttgttttgttttgttatttgtgtaaatgacttagtttgtgagcttgcaggtatttatagtaAGCCTCGGGGAAGCTAAAGAGCCACTTGACTGTTCATCTCAtgcacgaatatcaagagtcaCCTGTCTTTCCCTCAGATCTCGTATCTtcgcatttattagttgcattaattaaGGGGGAACCTTTTTTTATTCTGACTATTATTTCCATGCTTTATCAGAAGCAGAAGGAGGTTTGttttttcgataaaacaatgtgtctacaGGTTTTCATCAAGGTGCTGAATATATTTTAGTACTTTATGACTTCCAGTACatattatcataagacgacaaatTCTCTTCTGATTTTTTAGTAACCGCTTGGACAGCTCGTCTCTTTCATTCTATTTTAAAACTTTGGCGTAATTGACACTCTActtttaacttttcaaaaactcaaccgcaaacataccgacacgtgtccttatgtttttCTGACAGCTGTAAATTTCGATTATTAACTTGCCTTTTCGATCTCATTTCACTTTTTACGATTTCAGACTTTTGCTTActagctactgctttctctcgCACTCATCTACTACAGAATCTACTCCGAATTCTTTTTGTTTACagaaatggctggagcttaCACTTAAATGCTTATCAAGTCAACTTTACATCGATTCTGACCATCAAAGACGAGAATCTTGTTAAGATGTTCAAAGCAATTGAAAAATCTTGTCTCCGAAGGTTTTTGGAAGCACCTGCTATCATATACAAGACTACTCTCTTGGATTTCTACGCCAAAGCAACCGTCGAGGAAGGGAAAATCATTTATTCCCAGGGAGGTGCATCTATCTCCATTGATGATGCACTATTGGGATCGACTTTCTTTCTCCCATGCTCAGGTTTCTCTGACTTTTCTGATATTTCTAAGAAGAAAATGTCCACTGCTCTTTCCTTCTTCTCCGCTTTTGGAGAGGAACTCTTTCttcttgcttcaagaagcttATGAAAATAGAATATCAAGTGCTTGCCGATATCGTGGCAAAGGCACTTCTGGTCAAAGCTGGTACGTTTGATAAACTGACCAAGGAGAAGGTAAGAGTGATGGTAGCTATCACTTCTGACTTTAAGGTGGACTGGAGTCGATTCTTGTTCAGAATCATGAAGGATATGGTTGTGAGGAAAGCTACTGGTTTTCCTCACGCTTCTGAACAGAATGCTTCTTTTGTAACAATGGCCGATGCTGCCAATGTTCTCCTATTTGATCTGTGTTCGAGAATTGGCTTCAGTTTATGAAGTCATTCAATCTATTGTTCTTACTGTCTCTGCTGCACCAGAAGCATATCAGGCTGATGATGTGGTCCAACTAGAAGCTCGACCAGCAGACCCACCCATGGCAGAATCAGATGATGCTCCATCTAAATCACTGCCAAATCTGGAGGTATTCCAACCGCTGAACAACTGGAAGTTATTTTGAATGTTCAATCTGAATCTATTCCAACCGCTGAGCAACTGGAAGCCACGGAAGCTACCCAACCAGATGAGAGTGCAGCTTCTGAACCAACTACTGTTGGAGGCACTTCTGCAGAATAGACTACTACTCCTTCTATTGCTCAACCAGAAGATGCCCCTTCTACTGCTTTGATTATCCATTATGCTGATTCTCCTGCTCACAACGATCGTCTCGCAGAGATCAGACAGCCTATGCTCAAAAGGACATCGTCCCCAGCAGAAATAACGTTTGATCTTGAATTCGAGATAGATATTTTGAGGAGAAATCTTGATAATCTGTCAGAGATTGTCAAACAGTTGTCTTTTGAACGTGCTGGTGAGGTTAGTGCCACCAAATTCTTCCGTGACCGCATCTCAAAAGAAGTCACTCGCACGGCAGAATCATTGGCCAAACTGCATGTCGAAACCAGCCTTTTCAGACAAAATGTTGTCTCAAGTCACGCCATCATCTTTCTTGGTCAAACCGACATCATTAAAACTGTCTCTGATCATGATTCGGCTATTCAATCAGTCTCCATCAAAGTAGAAGCCTTGGGCTCGAAACTTGTAACtattgatgccaagattgagtctcaatctcaatTTATTCTTGATCTAAATGAACGAGTTTCGAATCAGTCACCATTTCTGGATATGCTGAATAATGGCATTCTTACTCTTACTGGCCGAGTGGTTGACTTACTCACTCGTGTTCAACccaatgatgccaaaaagggggaagcagaaGGCAGAGAAGAAGGCAGATCTGGAGGACATCATGCAGAATCCTCCTTCAGAAaccaagatcctcaggatgaggaaACAATGTTCAGAGACATTGGAACTGATGATTAAATTCTTTTGAACTCTGTTTTACTGTTGTTTGTTTATCGATTATCTTATTTGCTATCTACTTGCATATTCTTCGATactaacatctaggttttggcatcaccgcaaagggaaaaattgttagatttaattgtggtgatgagagtcaaaaccagtaggttGCGATAGCTAAAACCAGAAGACTATATAAAAGCAGAATATCTCGTATCGCGTTaacaaaagcagtactcttcaaGTACTTATCAGCTTAGAAAAACCAGAAGCAGAACGTAGCTTTATaagcagaacttagcttaagcagaagtaacttaacgtcttttacttgatcgttacaatcttaaatgttaccgttactttacctagtactaacattaattgcaccatttaTGTTGTACAAAGTCATTCATTACGTCTTACCAGTTTTGGTATAAATtaaagactgattattctgaaaACTTTCTGCATGACCCTTTTTaggtgataaagctgattctatcagaagtcaaaagaagccgttttgtttacGTTGGACTCAAGCTTTCTATATATAAGAATATCAATCCTTTATAGAAAAACAttgttattatcattatcaacgcaacgattattccaacgtgAGTTTTGAGCTTTCATCAACTACTTATCTTCtagctcaacatacagaaaagcagcacacgctttatTATTCATATCCGATCTTCTGAGATCACTTTGTGCTGCAGCTGTTTCGAAAACCTCTTCAAGCTAAACATTTTACTATatcattgagaagagtttgtaaactgaaaagagtcttttcaggaACATTGTTGTATTCGTTTCACTGAgttgtgtaactaagagtttcagtaggctaagggtaagccctactgaagtgggtgtgtacaagtgttgtactgtaatatccaaagtctctTAGCGATACCTTctgaaaacagaagaaggggagacgtagaagattttatcttcgaacttccagaaacaacaactgttctactgcctactgttttattatttctcatcgtactccattggatcgtttccgcacttattttGATATGCTGGATTTACATTCGAACAAGACCATCTATAAtttctaacaggattctagtaccctttgcaaaatcgtcaaacaaaggaaagagtttatttacTCCCCTCTAAACTtcttatcgatccccaacagagGCTAGTCGTTATGAAAGAAATTAATGTCCTGCGGGACAATATCTTATATTACTTGCAAGTAAATAAAAAAGACGCTAAAAACATGATTGaccaaatattttaataaatccaATTTGGATGGTATTATTCATgaagaataacaagtacattaaaaattgatatttcacatattatttgggatcaaaatgatataattattAATGTACTTTTGTTATGATGCAAAATGATTATTATCttgaaatataattaattaagatTGTTGATGACAAATATTAACAAATAGACATGTGACATGTGATCACACTTTATCTCAAAGCTTCTAACACAAAGTTggttattataagaaaatattttcagttgTCATGAATTGATTGACTTGACAGTGATAGATAGAAAAATCCTCGTAGGATTTGAGGCGTCAAATGTAATTAGATCTAACCTCCAAAATTATCATTTCAACATAGCAAACATGTCATTATAAAGATTAAGATAATCTTGGTACATGGATATATTCGACTTAGTATTGCTTTTGAAAAGTTACTAAAAATGATCTagtatttgaaatataaatttgcGATGATAGACTTGAAAAGAGAAAATTATTTCTTGAATTATGGATTGAACATTTCCTAAAAGGAATATTTGTTCATAAGTTATCGTACGCGAAAAAAgtagtaaaatatttttatatttataattcacATTTAATGATGATTGTTTGACAATTTGATACTCAAAATATCTCTTTCGTCAACTTAAAGATCAAGAAAATATATTTGGTATTCAATTACTATATCTAAAGGCAATTTATATATCATCATATTTCACGAATTTTACTATCGATGTAGATATTTACTCCAATTCGAAGACGGTGACAACAGTGCATGTCTTGTTTTATATTCAATCTCAAACAAACTATAGATTTACGTAAAGAGATGATCAACAACTGAAGACAGTATGAAcgatttttttacaaaattttcaACGGGTCTatacaatttttatttatacTAAGTAGGTCGAGCAACAACTCACCATTTACAAGGACTCGACCACTGGATGTTCCATCGAAAAATTGTCAAACCAATTCTGTTATTTGAACAGACGGAATGGGTCAACCGAATAAACCTGAGCCCTTTTGAGGAATACTGACGGATAATTATCCAACAACTAGCAAGAGCAATTTAGGTGTTGGTAATAGTTTCGATAAATTGGGAGGCGTGATTTTGCCATTAAGATAACAAATTTATGACGTAATAAAATTAAGTCAACAAATTAAAAGAAATAACAGAACCAAGTCAGATCTCAGAAGAGATTAGATCGTTGGCGCCACATTTCCCAATACAACCTTTCATTCGTCATTCAAAACGGTTCATATCTATTTTTCTCACTAAATAACAATTAAtttatgacaaaaatttgtatgagacggtctcacgggtcatattttataatacagatctcttatttgggtcatcaatgaaaaattattactttttatactaagagtattactttttattgtgaatatcgatatgattgacccgtctcacagatatagattcttgagaccgtctcacaagagacctactctttaatTTAACGAGACTGCAAGAATAGCCAGCCATACACAAAtacaaatattaatattatattaaatcaaatcataataaattttaaaaaggaATGAAACAAtattagaaatatatatataatttaaacatacatACACCACAATAAATTTCATCTTATTacgacatttttattattttcaacaaaAGTAAATCATCAACTTTCAAGAAATTTTAATATGTTTGCTAAAATTATGATAGATTATATTGGTCATATCATGTACTAGTCAAATATATATTACATTTATAATCTCTAGATTTAGGGTGTCAAAATCATGATTAAAACGGGTTGATCGGTTTGATTCGATTTCGGGTTCGAGTTGAGAGTGTTGGCTCGGTTCGGGTTTGGGTTGAGCAATTTTTTAATAGCATTATTGTTcaacccgacccaacccaccTAATCCACCCGAATTGACGCTCCTATCTAGATCAAATACCcacatttaattttttacaataaaaaactCAGGTATTAACGGAATATttgaattcaaaaaaaaaatcatcggGATTACCGTATTTATATATTCTCTATATATGGAGCAATAACAATCTTCGCTATAATAACGAGATCACCACTTGAAATGTCGCATCGTTTAAAAACTATGATTTAATCATTGTATTAATTataacttttaataaaatattatgattatgatttaattgttatattaattataatttttaataaaacgaTAATAAATATTGGAATGGTCCCATAACACTACTTAACTGTATGTCTTCCTCTCGTGTCTATAAAAATAAGCCTCGCACTTGACATTTTACTCACTACGCAGAAATGGTTCATAAAACTTGTCTGCTTTTCTTGCTTCTTTCTACTTTAACTCAGTGTTGCTTCGGGGACCATGTCCCGGACAGCGCTAGCTTCGACATGGGCGGCCTGAGCCGGAGCAGCTTCGCCAAGGGATTCGTGTTCGGGACTGCGGGATCGGCTTATCAGGTCGAAGGCATGGCCAGTAAAGATGGCCGAGGACCTAGCATTTGGGATACTTTCATTAAAGTTCCAGGCTAGTGTTCCAATATTCACTGATTCGAACTCGTATTTCTTTCCTAttggaaaatgtttatggaacTACATTTTGGAATTGACAATCCTTTAGTCTTCAAATATTATAATTCACGAGACTTCATCGAGTTATCCACTTATgtcttttttccaaaaaaaaaaaaaaatttatgggttTGTTTGAGAATCATTTTTTATGTGAATTTTCATAAGTTTGATTAATTTAGAAAtggattttatatattaaatttgtgAAGTGTGATTCGCGTTTTTACTGGATGAGGCGTAAGAGGTTTGGGGTGTTGGAATTTATACAGGACGCGAGCCGAATAATGCTACGGGAGAGGTGTCGGTGGATCAGTATCACAAGTACAAAGTGAGTTCTTTCAATTATTATTGCcatttcaaatttgaattatatttactttttaaaaagagatttttcatttttttatatttgctTTATCGAAATCATAATTTTGTTcctatgatttttaaataagaTTATGAATTTAGAACAAAATGACCAGTAGATTTTAAATAAGGTTCTAAGTTCATAACAAAATCTCAAATTTGAATGTTTACTTTCAAAAAAGAAAtacttttttaatatttgattctACTGAAATCATAATTTTGTACttataattttcatgaaaatctcataaatcaattttataaaacaatttttcaatccgacaaaaatattattttttatacaaaaaatatcattttttatgaTAATTATGAATAAAATTAACTCCTTATCCATAAAGTCGtctcaaaataaatatattctttttaaataaGATTTTGAGATTAGAACAAAATCTCGAGATATGTAATTTATAGACAAAGTCTTTGattcaaaacaaaatttcaaattcGAGATCGATAATAACAAACGTCTAccgaacttaaaaaaaaaaaaattgaattttgtgAATATACTGTTTTGGAAAGTGACAATTATTTGTGACAAGTCGTAGGGCACGTCCTGACACGAATTTGCCTCTTTTTAAAGGATGGACCGCATGAGGACCTATGaaagatattattatataaattattacaaTTTGAATTTTGACTTTTCACGAATTTTTTGGCAGTAATAATCATGAGCATGCGATagtataaattaattttttatgctaaaaatttaGAGATTATATTGAGTTTACAAATATTAAAAATGGTTTTCAcaagaattttttattattaattataattattatatatagaataataattttgaaaaacgGTTGAGAAACAAGCATGAGTTGAGCTTCACTTATGCACTTCCAATTATATCATGAATagcaggtcttttgtgagacggtctcatgaatctttatctgtgagacgagtcagcCTTACcgaaatttacaataaaaagtaatatttttagcataaaaagtaataatttttcatggatgacccaaataagatatctgtctcataaaatacgacccgtgagactgtctcatacGAATTTTTGCTTATCATCAAAGCAGCTTTAGAAagtttcttttcaaaattttgtttccataagatttttttcccaaaaaaaatatatttgattaaCCTTTTTAATTTGAGTTAAATCttttaccaaaaaaaataaaaaaaaagtaaaaaatatattaaattttgttgTTATATCCACACAGGAGGACATTGATCTTATGGCAAGGCTCAACTTTGATGCTTACCGCTTTTCTATTTCATGGTCAAGAATATTCCCaggtcatatatatatatatatatgtagcaGCAACTTTTCTCAATAAATTCTCATGTCTATATATATCCAAGTAAAACAAACATTAAATATTTGGATTATTCGAAATGATTTGTTCATCTCATAGCTCATTAGACGTTACAGTCTCGAGTTTGAGACGATGTCTCGAGTGCGAGGAAAATAATCATCTATTATACCAATGCAGATGGAACTGGAAGAGTAAATAAGTTGGGAGTAGATTACTATAACAGGTTGATAAACTATATGCTCGAGAAAGGTGAATCAATGCACAAACTTCAATTCATTTAATGGATCAAGATGTATTATGTCTAATGTTCATGTCGAATTTTTCAACAGGTATCACCCCTTATGCTAATCTGAATCACTATGATCTTCCTCAAGCACTTCAGGATAGGTACAAGGGGTGGTTGGGACGTCAAGTAGTGTAAGTATCGTGGTCGTCGTCGTCGTTTGAATCACACAAAGGCTACATTACGAACTCTGATCGAATGATGTTGTTCAAACTTGGCAGGAAAGATTTTAGTGATTATGCGGACTTCTGCTTCAAGACATTTGGCGACAGAGTCAAGAATTGGCAGACATTTAACGAACCTCGGGTGGTGGCTGCGCTCGGGTATGATAACGGGTTTTTCGCGCCTGGAAGGTGCTCGAAAGTGTTTGGAAACTGCACGGAGGGTGACTCATCTACTGAGCCTTATATTGTTGCCCATAATCTGATTTTGTCTCATGGAGCCGCGGCTCAGAGATACCGTGAGAAGTATCAAGTAAAATATGCACAGTTCTTGGTTTAGACATGCTTTCTTTATAGCTTCATTTTCATTTGGAGAATGGGAGCTGAGTTTATTTTGTATGAAAATGCAATTGCAGAAACAACAGAAGGGGAGGATCGGGATTCTATTGGATTTTGTTTGGTATGAACCTCTTACAAGATCGAAAGCTGACAATTATGCTGCTCAAAGGGCAAGAGACTTCCATATTGGATGGTATTACGTCGACTTGTAATCGAGTTTCATCTGTTTTCAGGATTTTATAATCACCAGCTACCAGAAAAGCAACACATTTCAGGCTATATTTGGATTGTTCCAACTCAGTAAATGGATTCTTATATGAGTGTTTCATGTTTTGACGTTTCTTTATAGGTTCTTGCATCCTCTGGTTTATGGAGAGTATCCAAAAACAATGCAGAACATTGTTGGGAAAAGGCTACCAAAATTCACAAAGGAGGAGGTGTATATGGTAAAGGGATCCTTCGACTTTGTCGGCATCAATCAGTACACCGCCTACTACATGTATGATGCTCACCAGGCGAATCCTAAGAACTTAGGCTACCAGCAAGATTGGAACTGTGGATTTGCTTGTAAGAAAATCGTTTTTCAACTCTTTTCCTTGAATAATTCATCATTAAGTCAACTAACTTTAGGCTTAAA from the Primulina tabacum isolate GXHZ01 chromosome 16, ASM2559414v2, whole genome shotgun sequence genome contains:
- the LOC142528956 gene encoding beta-glucosidase 44-like produces the protein MVHKTCLLFLLLSTLTQCCFGDHVPDSASFDMGGLSRSSFAKGFVFGTAGSAYQVEGMASKDGRGPSIWDTFIKVPGREPNNATGEVSVDQYHKYKEDIDLMARLNFDAYRFSISWSRIFPDGTGRVNKLGVDYYNRLINYMLEKGITPYANLNHYDLPQALQDRYKGWLGRQVVKDFSDYADFCFKTFGDRVKNWQTFNEPRVVAALGYDNGFFAPGRCSKVFGNCTEGDSSTEPYIVAHNLILSHGAAAQRYREKYQKQQKGRIGILLDFVWYEPLTRSKADNYAAQRARDFHIGWFLHPLVYGEYPKTMQNIVGKRLPKFTKEEVYMVKGSFDFVGINQYTAYYMYDAHQANPKNLGYQQDWNCGFAYERHGVPIGPRAHSYWLYIVPWGLYKAVTYIKEHYGNPTMILAENGMDQPGEVTLPKGLNDKLRIDYYRSYLAQLKKAIQDGANVIGYFQWTLLDNFEWRLGYTSRFGIVYVDFKTLKRYPKLSAYWFQRLLRRNK